In a single window of the Mycobacterium bourgelatii genome:
- a CDS encoding DMT family transporter: MTQGLVVLLALLAAVCMAIGIVVRQRATIDVPHEYGVSAHMLTTLLRKRLWWLGSGVAVAGYGFQALALTKGSILLVQPLMVSSLLFALPLSARLAGRRVTRTEWLWALLLTAALAAFVALARPKHGDYVGNWVAWAVVAAVLTPLIIGCVLVGARSAGQRRAVLLSVAVGVLFGVVATLTKVVMHVAASNGPAALVGLPGFYVLVAVGLLATLLQQSAFHAGALKVSVPTMLVLEPVVAVLLSSLVFGEHLTLSGVRAVVLPIVVVAMAAATIALARDEGAYEDQLEAELAQHDSS; the protein is encoded by the coding sequence ATGACCCAGGGTCTGGTGGTGTTGCTGGCGTTGCTCGCCGCGGTGTGCATGGCGATCGGGATCGTGGTCCGCCAGCGCGCCACCATCGACGTTCCGCACGAGTACGGTGTCAGCGCTCATATGCTGACGACCCTGCTGCGCAAGCGACTCTGGTGGCTGGGCAGCGGGGTGGCGGTGGCGGGTTACGGCTTTCAAGCTCTCGCCTTGACCAAGGGTTCCATCTTGCTGGTGCAGCCGTTGATGGTGTCGTCGTTGCTGTTCGCGTTGCCGTTGAGCGCCCGGCTGGCAGGTCGGCGGGTAACGCGGACCGAATGGTTGTGGGCGCTGCTGCTCACGGCAGCGTTGGCGGCTTTTGTGGCGCTGGCGCGGCCGAAGCACGGCGATTACGTCGGCAACTGGGTGGCGTGGGCGGTGGTGGCGGCCGTGCTGACGCCACTCATCATCGGATGCGTGCTCGTAGGAGCCCGATCAGCCGGCCAGCGGCGCGCAGTGTTGCTCTCGGTCGCAGTCGGAGTGTTGTTCGGGGTGGTGGCGACGTTGACCAAGGTGGTCATGCACGTGGCGGCCTCCAACGGGCCGGCCGCGCTCGTAGGCCTACCGGGGTTCTACGTGCTCGTCGCGGTAGGTCTGCTGGCGACGTTGCTACAGCAGTCCGCCTTCCACGCTGGCGCGCTGAAGGTGTCGGTCCCGACCATGCTCGTGCTGGAACCCGTGGTTGCTGTGCTGCTGAGTTCGCTGGTCTTCGGGGAACATTTGACGCTGTCCGGCGTCCGGGCGGTGGTCCTGCCGATCGTGGTCGTTGCGATGGCCGCGGCGACGATCGCGCTCGCCCGCGATGAGGGTGCGTACGAAGACCAACTCGAGGCTGAGCTGGCACAGCACGACTCGTCCTAG
- a CDS encoding MarR family winged helix-turn-helix transcriptional regulator, with protein MELTENLLWLLKQAFYFSLTTVNDAVSGHGVSTAQIGVLRQLLNYPGLSGAELARRLLISPQGVQLAVTALERRGLVERRQDPQHKRILRTYLTDEGRSVVTTVISDAVAAHEKVFGVLSAEEQQTLRDLLGRVVEKGTGHELFKDHV; from the coding sequence ATGGAACTCACCGAGAACCTTCTGTGGTTGCTCAAGCAGGCGTTCTATTTCTCGCTGACCACCGTTAACGACGCGGTCAGTGGGCACGGTGTCAGCACCGCCCAAATCGGTGTGCTGCGGCAGCTTTTGAATTACCCCGGGCTGTCCGGCGCCGAACTTGCCCGTCGATTGTTGATCTCGCCGCAAGGCGTACAGCTGGCCGTAACGGCGCTGGAGCGGCGCGGCCTGGTGGAACGCAGGCAGGACCCGCAGCACAAGCGGATTCTGCGGACCTATCTCACCGACGAAGGCCGAAGCGTGGTCACGACGGTGATCAGCGACGCCGTGGCCGCCCACGAGAAGGTGTTCGGCGTGCTGAGCGCCGAGGAACAGCAGACGCTGCGTGACCTGCTGGGGAGGGTGGTCGAAAAGGGTACTGGTCATGAGCTTTTCAAGGACCACGTGTAG
- a CDS encoding 2Fe-2S iron-sulfur cluster-binding protein, producing the protein MHDPAPAVADSVVTEAVTIELNRRSITVAYNDGETVLQTARMAGLQPPSSCEIGSCGTCMARLTEGCVQMLNNDALEADEVAEGWILTCQSLPTSRTIRVIYE; encoded by the coding sequence ATGCATGATCCCGCGCCGGCCGTTGCCGACAGTGTCGTCACAGAAGCGGTAACCATCGAGTTGAATCGTCGCTCGATCACGGTCGCTTACAACGACGGCGAAACCGTGCTGCAGACAGCCCGCATGGCCGGCCTGCAACCCCCGTCATCGTGCGAAATCGGTTCCTGCGGAACATGTATGGCCCGCTTGACCGAGGGCTGCGTCCAGATGCTGAACAACGACGCGCTTGAGGCCGACGAGGTTGCGGAGGGCTGGATCCTGACCTGCCAGTCGTTGCCGACCAGCCGCACGATTCGGGTGATCTATGAGTAA